The following is a genomic window from Triplophysa rosa linkage group LG11, Trosa_1v2, whole genome shotgun sequence.
CCCAATCGGAATCGAGCGTTCCGGAAAGCTGTATTTTTCCTGGAAAGTGTAATTACCGTCAATGATGCGGTGAAATCTGTTCTCTTACCCTTGAGTTTGTGATCGACATACTCCAGCAGAACCCTGATAATCTGGATAATGGCGAGGATGAGAGAGCCAAACGCTAGAGAACCCGTGTGATACCTGCACATGACCAAAATGAATTTTAAAGGTGAATGAGATGATTTTGCTCATTTTCAACAGTGCAAGGcaacataaatgaacaaaaagcCCAAATATTCAATTTCAgtcttattaaaaaaaagtgcatCATTAGTGAATCATTAGTGAAGCATTACCTAAGGGATCTTCCCAGAGAGGCACAGAGAGGGAAGGTGGGCATGTCTTTAGATTTATTTAAAGCCCAGTAGTAGGAGGCAAAAGCACCTGCCAGAGTCATCTGACCCAGGGCAGTGACGAAGTTGGCACACCAGAAGAACAGGAAGACGTTGTAGAACTGAAAGAGGATCAGGTACTTGTGGTACGGCGTCTCCCCACCATAGAAAGCAAAGAGACACTCGGAGCGTGGACAGTCTCTCTTTATCTCAGACAGGGTGAAGTTCTACAAAAGCAGAGGAAAATAGAATTGGAGATCATTCATTTTATAACATTTGGTAAAATACATATTACAATATTTTGCCACAAATGCTTTTCTTGGGTCTGTATCTATTGTAGATAAATGGTAGTGTGTGCCCAAAATAACACCAGGTGCTGATAGGGCATGAGGATGCATTTTCGAGCACAAACCTCAGGGTTGCACGTTAATCTGGAATGGGAACACACGGTTTCATTGAAGACTTTATAAACCGGTTCACTGGATGTGGAGAGAAAGCTGATCATGACAGTTAAGGGTTACCAACATGATTTCCGATGACAAATATCTTAAATACTGCAAACAATTAATTTTACAGTGGATTAATTTGCTTGATGAGTCAGAAGTTAAGAATGTACTATATTTCgagcaaaattaaaatattgttatgTAATAATACCACCAACAACTTGAATTTGAATgtttgaatatgtttttgttttgtgttgcaaGAGCAAAAGTAAGCTAAAAAATGGACATGTTATTTTtcacagtcgcttccttcggattctgatattaggaatgcgtggttgaagtttatttttaagtacgttcctgctcacgtgggtgaaacattgagcatttgttcgcgtcatttcaccatggattcctttgtgaacaaggcgctggatttgcagagagactaaaattaaaaagcagtggtgctgtgccgtcaatattggatccgacaggaatggcgcagcaatcttacgtgagtaaaacatatttgtactatgcgtcactattgctttgttagagatcgcttgatatgccctgataatgTGTGACCTAACGTTACgcgtctaaccaaattcacagaaggctccaactaagtttactacgcaaactgctatccaatcatagcggtgggcgtttacttccaagtcttcaatgcggcacgcccattcaaaccgagcgTTTGATGAGActgcctcaaaacccgggtagaaaatagcctattacttactgattttgatgttttcgaatgtaaaaaccacacaaacgtcataagtagacctcatacaacagcataaaacaataaacaagcccagttcaggacacctttaaagAGATCATAAGACATCAGCTGCTGTCTAAAGTCCAGTGTtgaatgttaaagggacagttcacccaaaaatacaaattctgtcatcatttactcaccctcgagttgttccaaatctacatacattcctttgttctgatgaacgcagagaaagatatttggatgaatgccaaagtaggaaaaatgacgattgtagtcagaagtgccccagaactgtttgcttttctacattcttcaaaatgtcttttgtgttcaacagaacaaagatatttatagaAAGATTTtgtttactatggtagtcaatggtggccaagaactgtttggttacaagcacttttccaaatatctttctctgtgttcatcagaacaatttaaacagatttggaacaactcgagggcgagtaaacgaagacatttcattttgggtgaactgttcggTGAAGTCGAACATCTTCTCAAGAAGGATACACGGCAGTGATGCCCCAGTAAGCGATGACCACGGTCAGGAGGAGGAATGTAAAAATAGGGTAGAAGAGTGATGACATCACATAACCGATGGCTCTGAAAGAGGTCAAAAAACAGGTCAGTAGGACTAAATCATCTTCATTTATCAACGGCTGATAAATATTGAGGCGAAAGCAACAGACCTGCTGGCTTCTTTCATGAGCTCGACAGCGATACGGATTCTGTTCCTGAGGAAGATGAGGACCAGGATGATGATCAGCTCCACGATAGCAAGAATGATGACTGCAGGGAGAAACATGACAAACAGGACATCTCGATATGAACTCATATGTAGTACAAGTAGAAAAATTGTAACGCAACGTTTAAAATTCTGATCACTTTAACGACATAAGTGGTCAACTGACTGAAGGCAAGCCAGGTCTGTCTGATGTGCAGGTACACAGTGAAGTCGGGTTGAAATCCCAGCTGCTGCAGGGTGACATTAGCACCAGATGTGTCCTTCAGAGTGATATACTTATAACTGCAGTGACCGATACCTGAgtaaacaacacacacaatgaaaCTATTGTTTTTTCCTTTAACCTGATCGTACAACAAATGAACGTATAATGACTGTACCGTATGCAATGACAACAATGACCATGAGGATCATGACCCAGACCATGATTCCAGCCAGAAAACGCAGAAGAACGATGAAGATCAGACTCACTACCACAGCTATCAACAAACAACTAAAGACACAGATGATGAACTTCATGTCAAATACTGATGAATGGTTTTTGAAACTAGGAGATATAATGACTATTATAACCACTTACATTAGGATCCAGTACCAAGACCTTGTGTAATCTTCAAAGATCTTCATTGCAACTTGTCGACCCTCCATGACTATCGTGGCATTCCTGTGATCAAAGCAAATGTGGATTGACAATCAATAGCTCTCTTAAATTCTTTCTTCATCTTCATTTGTTGCatgcacaaacatacagtagaaTCGCTGGCTTTTTTAAGGTTTGCCATTTGTTACAGTCAGCAAAATATATGACCAAGACGAATATCAGACCGATATAAAAAACGTATTTTATATAAACAAGTTCTTACTTCACTCCGGCAACAAGGTCTTTGGCATTTCTCTGGTTTCCCTCTCCGTCATCAAACGTCTCTTTATCACCCACTGTGATGACTTCCCCCTTTTTGCCCAGAGATGGAAAGCAGCGTTGCAAAACTTAGAGAGAAATATCAAATATTAGTTGTGTTCAAGCGATATCAAAAAGAAACTTCATCTGCAATAAtcacaataaatatttaaatagcaATATTTGACAACAGGAGTCTTACATGCTTTGCTGGAAACCAGGACAGACGGGCACagtttttgtttcaaaatgtcTGGCACAGTCTTTATAAGAGAGTGAAAAGTGATGAGTAAGTAGACATTTACAGGCGTTACAATGGCTGCAAAAAGATTTCAAACTTACCTTCGTCCCTGGGTCTTCTCTGCAAAAACCTTTGTAATACGTCCATTCCAGTGGATTTTTGTTGGCGGTAAACAGAGTCATTGTACGATCCGGGCATTTCTCTACACACACCTAAACacagattaaaaacaaaaaagacgtTGCAAGGACCGAAGGATAAAAGGTCAATGATGACCCATGTATTTGCAGGTTTCATCTATTATCTTGGAAATAAATACTGCTGTTTTGCATTACTATTACTAACCCAGTCTTGCAAAAATATGTATGAACTTTTCAATATTGAAAGAGATATTGCAAAATCTGTCTGCTATGACATTCAGTTCATTTATCATTGATCGATTTT
Proteins encoded in this region:
- the zgc:63569 gene encoding choline transporter-like protein 2 isoform X1, whose protein sequence is MPEEEDAYKKDGQPKKYDPTFTGPIHNRGCTDIICCIFFLVAIVGYLAVGIVAWSHGDPRKVIYPTDSTGQFCGQGNLEKKPLLFYFNIMKCASPMVLLEFQCPTPQVCVEKCPDRTMTLFTANKNPLEWTYYKGFCREDPGTKTVPDILKQKLCPSVLVSSKAFLQRCFPSLGKKGEVITVGDKETFDDGEGNQRNAKDLVAGVKNATIVMEGRQVAMKIFEDYTRSWYWILICLLIAVVVSLIFIVLLRFLAGIMVWVMILMVIVVIAYGIGHCSYKYITLKDTSGANVTLQQLGFQPDFTVYLHIRQTWLAFIIILAIVELIIILVLIFLRNRIRIAVELMKEASRAIGYVMSSLFYPIFTFLLLTVVIAYWGITAVFLSTSSEPVYKVFNETVCSHSRLTCNPENFTLSEIKRDCPRSECLFAFYGGETPYHKYLILFQFYNVFLFFWCANFVTALGQMTLAGAFASYYWALNKSKDMPTFPLCASLGRSLRYHTGSLAFGSLILAIIQIIRVLLEYVDHKLKGAENKFAKFLMCCLKCCFWCLEKFIKFLNRNAYIMVAIHGKNFCSSARDAFFLLMRNVIRVVVVDKVTDFILFLGKLLIVGLVGIFAFFFFSGHTDAFKGAAPSLHYYWVPILTVLVGSYLIAHGFFSVYAMCVDTLFLCFCEDLERNDGSAERPYYMTATLREILTKDLDDPAARTPASREETMQLTAPYKTEQ
- the zgc:63569 gene encoding choline transporter-like protein 2 isoform X4 encodes the protein MDVMDEGPKYGQPKKYDPTFTGPIHNRGCTDIICCIFFLVAIVGYLAVGIVAWSHGDPRKVIYPTDSTGQFCGQGNLEKKPLLFYFNIMKCASPMVLLEFQCPTPQVCVEKCPDRTMTLFTANKNPLEWTYYKGFCREDPGTKTVPDILKQKLCPSVLVSSKAFLQRCFPSLGKKGEVITVGDKETFDDGEGNQRNAKDLVAGVKNATIVMEGRQVAMKIFEDYTRSWYWILICLLIAVVVSLIFIVLLRFLAGIMVWVMILMVIVVIAYGIGHCSYKYITLKDTSGANVTLQQLGFQPDFTVYLHIRQTWLAFIIILAIVELIIILVLIFLRNRIRIAVELMKEASRAIGYVMSSLFYPIFTFLLLTVVIAYWGITAVFLSTSSEPVYKVFNETVCSHSRLTCNPENFTLSEIKRDCPRSECLFAFYGGETPYHKYLILFQFYNVFLFFWCANFVTALGQMTLAGAFASYYWALNKSKDMPTFPLCASLGRSLRYHTGSLAFGSLILAIIQIIRVLLEYVDHKLKGAENKFAKFLMCCLKCCFWCLEKFIKFLNRNAYIMVAIHGKNFCSSARDAFFLLMRNVIRVVVVDKVTDFILFLGKLLIVGLVGIFAFFFFSGHTDAFKGAAPSLHYYWVPILTVLVGSYLIAHGFFSVYAMCVDTLFLCFLEDLERNDGSAERPYFMTENLLNVLKKKNQAK
- the zgc:63569 gene encoding choline transporter-like protein 2 isoform X2 yields the protein MDVMDEGPKYGQPKKYDPTFTGPIHNRGCTDIICCIFFLVAIVGYLAVGIVAWSHGDPRKVIYPTDSTGQFCGQGNLEKKPLLFYFNIMKCASPMVLLEFQCPTPQVCVEKCPDRTMTLFTANKNPLEWTYYKGFCREDPGTKTVPDILKQKLCPSVLVSSKAFLQRCFPSLGKKGEVITVGDKETFDDGEGNQRNAKDLVAGVKNATIVMEGRQVAMKIFEDYTRSWYWILICLLIAVVVSLIFIVLLRFLAGIMVWVMILMVIVVIAYGIGHCSYKYITLKDTSGANVTLQQLGFQPDFTVYLHIRQTWLAFIIILAIVELIIILVLIFLRNRIRIAVELMKEASRAIGYVMSSLFYPIFTFLLLTVVIAYWGITAVFLSTSSEPVYKVFNETVCSHSRLTCNPENFTLSEIKRDCPRSECLFAFYGGETPYHKYLILFQFYNVFLFFWCANFVTALGQMTLAGAFASYYWALNKSKDMPTFPLCASLGRSLRYHTGSLAFGSLILAIIQIIRVLLEYVDHKLKGAENKFAKFLMCCLKCCFWCLEKFIKFLNRNAYIMVAIHGKNFCSSARDAFFLLMRNVIRVVVVDKVTDFILFLGKLLIVGLVGIFAFFFFSGHTDAFKGAAPSLHYYWVPILTVLVGSYLIAHGFFSVYAMCVDTLFLCFCEDLERNDGSAERPYYMTATLREILTKDLDDPAARTPASREETMQLTAPYKTEQ
- the zgc:63569 gene encoding choline transporter-like protein 2 isoform X3 gives rise to the protein MPEEEDAYKKDGQPKKYDPTFTGPIHNRGCTDIICCIFFLVAIVGYLAVGIVAWSHGDPRKVIYPTDSTGQFCGQGNLEKKPLLFYFNIMKCASPMVLLEFQCPTPQVCVEKCPDRTMTLFTANKNPLEWTYYKGFCREDPGTKTVPDILKQKLCPSVLVSSKAFLQRCFPSLGKKGEVITVGDKETFDDGEGNQRNAKDLVAGVKNATIVMEGRQVAMKIFEDYTRSWYWILICLLIAVVVSLIFIVLLRFLAGIMVWVMILMVIVVIAYGIGHCSYKYITLKDTSGANVTLQQLGFQPDFTVYLHIRQTWLAFIIILAIVELIIILVLIFLRNRIRIAVELMKEASRAIGYVMSSLFYPIFTFLLLTVVIAYWGITAVFLSTSSEPVYKVFNETVCSHSRLTCNPENFTLSEIKRDCPRSECLFAFYGGETPYHKYLILFQFYNVFLFFWCANFVTALGQMTLAGAFASYYWALNKSKDMPTFPLCASLGRSLRYHTGSLAFGSLILAIIQIIRVLLEYVDHKLKGAENKFAKFLMCCLKCCFWCLEKFIKFLNRNAYIMVAIHGKNFCSSARDAFFLLMRNVIRVVVVDKVTDFILFLGKLLIVGLVGIFAFFFFSGHTDAFKGAAPSLHYYWVPILTVLVGSYLIAHGFFSVYAMCVDTLFLCFLEDLERNDGSAERPYFMTENLLNVLKKKNQAK